One region of Gilliamella sp. ESL0405 genomic DNA includes:
- the gpsA gene encoding NAD(P)H-dependent glycerol-3-phosphate dehydrogenase — MKKDAAVTVIGAGSYGTSLAILLARNGHRTLLWGHNPDKMTILQHDRQNNQFLPDIPFPDLLYIESDLGTAVAASPILLIVVPSHAFGNILKQIKPFLRKDSKIVWATKGLEVDTGRLLQDVAREILGDKIPLAVISGPTFAKEVASGLPTAVTVASTDDQFLTELQNLFHCSKSFRVYSSKDFIGVQLGGAIKNVIAIGAGLSDGLGFGANARTALITRGLAEMMRLGAALGADPATFMGMAGLGDLVLTCTDNQSRNRRFGILLGQNKTIKQAQDIIAQVVEGCKNTKEVWMLAQKYHVDMPITEQIYKILYEGKDPKQAAMTLLGRSQKQELQS; from the coding sequence ATGAAAAAAGATGCTGCTGTGACAGTAATTGGTGCGGGTTCTTATGGCACTTCGCTGGCGATATTACTAGCACGAAATGGTCATCGAACATTATTATGGGGGCATAACCCTGATAAAATGACCATTTTGCAGCATGACAGGCAAAATAATCAATTTTTGCCTGATATCCCTTTTCCTGACTTACTGTATATTGAAAGTGACCTTGGCACGGCAGTTGCTGCGTCCCCTATTTTACTTATCGTAGTACCTAGTCATGCATTTGGTAACATTCTTAAACAAATTAAACCATTTTTGCGAAAAGACAGTAAAATCGTTTGGGCAACCAAAGGACTTGAAGTTGATACCGGCAGGCTACTGCAAGATGTCGCAAGAGAGATTCTGGGTGATAAAATTCCCCTTGCTGTCATATCGGGTCCGACCTTTGCTAAAGAAGTTGCATCTGGCTTGCCAACGGCAGTGACAGTTGCTTCTACCGATGATCAGTTTTTAACTGAACTACAAAATCTATTCCACTGTAGTAAAAGTTTTCGGGTTTATAGCAGTAAAGATTTTATAGGTGTGCAACTTGGTGGCGCAATTAAGAACGTTATTGCTATCGGCGCAGGCTTATCTGACGGACTAGGCTTTGGTGCAAATGCAAGAACGGCTTTGATCACTCGTGGACTGGCAGAAATGATGCGGCTAGGCGCAGCGCTCGGCGCAGATCCGGCAACTTTTATGGGGATGGCTGGTTTAGGCGATTTAGTTCTCACCTGCACAGATAACCAATCTCGTAATCGTCGTTTTGGGATTTTACTCGGACAAAATAAAACGATTAAACAAGCGCAAGATATCATTGCTCAAGTTGTTGAAGGATGCAAAAACACCAAAGAAGTTTGGATGCTTGCACAAAAATATCATGTCGATATGCCTATCACCGAACAAATCTATAAAATTCTTTATGAAGGCAAAGATCCTAAACAAGCTGCCATGACCTTACTTGGACGCTCACAAAAACAAGAGCTGCAAAGCTAA
- the secB gene encoding protein-export chaperone SecB, with the protein MTEQNNTQQAETQFAIQRIYTKDVSFETNNVPEIFTKQWQPEMNLELNSSSQTLSDSVFEVSLRVTITVKQQEEVVYICEVTQSGIFSLIGFEEGQIQHCLGAYCPNILFPYAREVVASLVNKGTFPQVNLEPVNFEALYLNYLQQQQQQQQAENESSDTLQ; encoded by the coding sequence ATGACAGAACAAAACAATACACAACAAGCTGAAACACAATTTGCTATTCAACGAATTTATACCAAAGATGTTTCTTTCGAAACAAATAACGTGCCAGAAATTTTTACTAAACAATGGCAACCAGAGATGAATTTAGAACTTAATTCATCTTCACAAACACTAAGTGATAGTGTTTTTGAAGTATCACTCAGAGTCACCATTACCGTAAAACAACAAGAAGAAGTTGTGTATATTTGTGAAGTCACTCAATCTGGGATATTTTCATTAATTGGCTTTGAAGAAGGTCAAATTCAACATTGTCTTGGTGCTTATTGTCCAAATATTTTATTCCCATATGCACGTGAAGTGGTGGCAAGTTTAGTGAATAAAGGGACATTCCCACAAGTTAACTTAGAACCAGTCAATTTTGAAGCATTGTATTTGAACTATCTTCAACAACAACAGCAACAACAACAAGCTGAAAATGAGTCTTCAGATACTTTACAATAA
- a CDS encoding rhodanese-like domain-containing protein, with product MDFITLEIIPFIKNHLLLSLGWIVLFIAIIVLTVKSKLSKVKIINNAQAINMINKLDAVIIDIRSADSFKKGHITQSHNILPIDIKNANAKTIDKFKENLIILVDENGLSSSSIGELLVKQGFLNVFTLKDGIAGWNGENLPLVKK from the coding sequence ATGGACTTTATTACTCTCGAAATTATACCTTTTATTAAAAATCACCTTTTACTATCTTTAGGTTGGATTGTCCTATTTATTGCAATCATCGTATTAACAGTTAAAAGTAAATTATCAAAAGTAAAAATCATTAATAACGCCCAAGCGATTAATATGATCAATAAGCTCGATGCGGTTATTATCGATATTCGTTCAGCTGATAGCTTCAAAAAAGGGCATATCACTCAATCACACAATATCTTACCGATTGATATCAAAAATGCGAATGCAAAAACAATTGATAAATTTAAAGAAAATCTCATAATTTTAGTTGACGAGAATGGTTTATCATCATCAAGTATTGGTGAACTCCTTGTCAAACAAGGGTTTTTAAACGTATTTACGTTAAAAGACGGCATTGCTGGGTGGAATGGCGAAAATCTACCATTAGTAAAAAAATAA
- the glnA gene encoding glutamate--ammonia ligase gives MSIQKVLTLIKENDVKFVDLRFTDTKGKEQHVTIPVSQIDADFFEDGKMFDGSSIAGWKGINESDMVLMPDASSAVIDPFFEDVTLNLRCDVLEPATLQGYDRDPRSIAKRAEEFLKSSGIADTVIFGPEPEFFLFDDVRFGTPMSGSFVHIDDIEAAWNSGTKYEEGNKGHRPGVKGGYFPLPPVDSSQDIRSEMCLIMEQLGLVVEAHHHEVATAGQNEIACRFNTLTKKADEVQIYKYVVQNVAHAYGKTATFMPKPMFGDNGSGMHCHQSLAKDGVNLFAGDKYAGLSEMALFYIGGIIKHAKAINAFTNPATNSYKRLVPGYEAPVMLAYSARNRSASIRIPVVTSPKARRIEVRFPDPAGNPYLSFAAQLMAGLDGIINKIHPGDAMDKNLYDLPPEESKLIPQVAGSLEEALNALDADREFLTRGNVFTNDTIDAYIDLKRQDVDRVRMTPHPVEFELYYSL, from the coding sequence ATGTCTATACAAAAAGTATTAACACTAATTAAAGAAAACGATGTTAAATTTGTCGATTTACGTTTTACTGATACAAAAGGTAAAGAGCAACACGTTACGATACCGGTTAGTCAAATTGATGCTGATTTCTTTGAAGACGGTAAGATGTTTGACGGCTCATCAATCGCAGGTTGGAAAGGTATTAATGAATCAGACATGGTATTAATGCCAGATGCTTCAAGTGCCGTTATCGATCCATTTTTTGAAGATGTGACATTAAATCTCCGTTGTGACGTATTAGAACCAGCAACGCTACAAGGTTATGATCGCGATCCACGTTCAATCGCTAAACGTGCTGAAGAGTTTTTGAAATCTTCAGGCATTGCCGACACCGTTATTTTTGGACCAGAACCGGAATTCTTCCTATTTGATGACGTTCGTTTTGGAACGCCAATGTCGGGTAGTTTTGTTCATATTGATGATATTGAAGCGGCTTGGAACTCAGGGACTAAATACGAAGAAGGCAATAAAGGGCATCGTCCGGGCGTTAAAGGTGGTTACTTCCCACTTCCGCCAGTTGATTCATCGCAAGATATTCGTTCTGAAATGTGTTTAATTATGGAACAACTTGGCTTAGTTGTTGAAGCGCATCACCATGAAGTGGCAACAGCCGGACAAAACGAAATTGCTTGTCGCTTTAATACGCTAACTAAGAAAGCTGATGAAGTACAAATTTATAAATATGTGGTACAAAATGTCGCGCATGCTTATGGTAAAACCGCAACATTTATGCCAAAACCGATGTTTGGCGATAATGGTTCAGGTATGCACTGCCACCAATCTTTAGCCAAAGATGGGGTTAACTTATTTGCAGGTGATAAATATGCTGGCCTTTCAGAAATGGCATTATTCTATATCGGCGGTATCATTAAACATGCTAAGGCTATCAATGCGTTTACTAACCCTGCAACTAACTCATATAAACGTTTAGTACCAGGTTATGAAGCCCCCGTTATGCTTGCCTACTCTGCTCGTAACCGTTCTGCTTCAATTCGTATTCCGGTTGTGACTAGCCCGAAAGCACGCCGTATTGAAGTTCGTTTCCCTGATCCAGCCGGTAATCCATATTTATCATTTGCTGCTCAGTTAATGGCTGGTTTAGACGGTATCATTAACAAAATTCATCCGGGCGATGCAATGGATAAAAACTTATATGATTTACCACCGGAAGAATCTAAATTAATTCCTCAAGTAGCAGGTTCATTGGAAGAAGCGCTTAATGCATTAGATGCCGATCGTGAATTTTTAACACGCGGTAATGTATTTACGAATGATACGATTGATGCTTATATTGATTTAAAACGTCAAGACGTTGATCGTGTACGTATGACTCCACATCCTGTCGAATTTGAGCTTTACTATAGTTTATAA
- the glnL gene encoding nitrogen regulation protein NR(II): MTFDNESDANLVLDSMITSILLLDKQLHIRYANTAAQQLLAQSTKKLLDSYLPDLLGYFSLDIDLMQNALDQNQGFTDNEVNLVINDELHILSLTAQLLPNGQILLEMAPLNNHKRLSQEQLQQAQQSAARDLIRGLAHEIKNPLGGLRGAAQLLSRQLPKNELQDYTKIIIEQADRLRNLVDRLLGPQQRLLQQEQNIHKAIERIYALLCLEKPDNVQILRDYDPSLPDLIHDSEQIEQVVLNIVRNALQAIGAKTGTITIRTRTAFQVTIHGQRYRLCARIDIEDNGPGVPMHIQDTLFYPMVSGYEGGTGIGLSIAHNIVDQHHGKIEFNSWPGHTEFSIYLPIKQ; this comes from the coding sequence ATGACATTTGATAATGAATCTGATGCTAATCTTGTTCTCGATTCGATGATTACAAGTATTTTGTTACTTGATAAACAACTCCATATTCGTTATGCCAATACAGCAGCTCAGCAGCTTTTAGCGCAAAGCACGAAAAAATTATTAGATAGCTATCTGCCCGATCTATTGGGTTACTTTTCGTTGGATATTGATTTGATGCAAAATGCTTTAGATCAAAATCAAGGTTTTACCGATAATGAAGTCAACTTAGTGATTAACGATGAATTACATATTTTATCGTTAACCGCTCAACTCCTACCTAATGGGCAAATTTTGCTCGAAATGGCGCCATTAAATAATCATAAACGATTGAGTCAAGAGCAATTACAGCAAGCACAGCAGAGTGCGGCTCGTGATCTAATCCGTGGACTTGCTCATGAAATTAAAAATCCTTTAGGTGGCCTACGCGGCGCCGCTCAGTTATTATCTCGCCAGTTACCGAAAAACGAGCTACAAGATTATACTAAGATTATTATTGAACAAGCGGATAGATTAAGAAACCTTGTCGATCGGTTATTAGGTCCTCAGCAACGATTACTACAACAAGAGCAAAATATTCATAAAGCTATTGAACGAATCTATGCACTATTGTGCCTTGAAAAGCCGGACAATGTACAAATTTTGCGTGATTACGATCCAAGCCTACCGGATTTAATTCATGATTCCGAACAGATAGAACAGGTTGTTTTAAATATTGTTCGTAATGCTTTGCAAGCAATTGGTGCAAAAACCGGCACAATTACTATCAGAACCAGAACCGCTTTTCAAGTGACTATACATGGCCAGCGTTATCGGCTATGTGCACGCATTGATATTGAAGATAATGGACCGGGAGTGCCAATGCATATTCAAGATACCCTTTTCTATCCTATGGTAAGTGGTTACGAAGGGGGTACCGGCATCGGGCTTTCAATTGCGCATAATATTGTGGATCAACATCATGGCAAAATTGAGTTCAATAGTTGGCCGGGTCATACAGAGTTTTCAATTTATTTGCCAATCAAACAATGA
- the glnG gene encoding nitrogen regulation protein NR(I): MNVWIVDDDSSIRWVLEKALTNAHFHCVSFSSGQAVIDALVNHPQKPAVLISDIKMPGIDGLTLLHHIKEQMPNLPVIIMTAHSDLDAAVNAYQRGAYDYIPKPFDVDEVIQLVERAILQNQSNNSPHTTTVKASTGIIGEAPSMQEVFRIIGRLSKSSISVLINGESGTGKELVAKALHTHSPRAQSPFIALNMAAIPKDLIESELFGHEKGAFTGAAQIRHGRFEQANGGTLFLDEIGDMPLDVQTRLLRVLADGQFYRIGGYSPIKVDVRIIAATHQDLQARVREGKFREDLFHRLNVIRILLPPLRDRSQDIPKLAEHFLHTTAQELGVESKVLSPQALEILCLFNWPGNVRQLENVCRWVTVMSSSKEILVQDLPAELLHPCTANISEPNEISPPVMSISNSNWQHELENWAKQALVAGKTGILTEAVADVERILLNCALNFTRGHKQDAANLLGWGRNTLTRKLKELSNENDRGAH, from the coding sequence ATGAATGTTTGGATTGTTGATGATGATAGTTCGATTCGTTGGGTATTAGAAAAAGCGCTGACTAATGCGCATTTTCATTGCGTCAGCTTTTCCAGCGGGCAAGCAGTCATCGATGCTTTAGTCAATCATCCCCAAAAACCAGCAGTTTTAATATCCGATATAAAAATGCCTGGGATTGACGGACTAACGTTACTTCACCACATAAAGGAGCAGATGCCTAATTTACCGGTGATTATTATGACGGCACATTCGGATTTAGATGCGGCTGTTAATGCTTATCAACGTGGCGCTTATGATTATATCCCTAAACCTTTTGATGTTGATGAAGTTATTCAATTGGTTGAACGAGCTATTTTACAAAATCAGAGCAATAATTCCCCGCATACCACTACGGTAAAAGCATCGACCGGTATTATTGGTGAAGCACCTTCTATGCAGGAAGTGTTTCGTATTATTGGGCGGTTATCTAAATCCTCAATTAGTGTTCTTATTAATGGGGAATCAGGAACAGGTAAAGAGCTGGTCGCTAAAGCGTTACATACCCATAGCCCACGTGCGCAATCGCCATTTATTGCACTTAATATGGCGGCCATTCCAAAAGATCTGATTGAATCTGAACTTTTTGGGCACGAAAAGGGCGCTTTTACTGGTGCGGCACAAATCAGACATGGGCGATTTGAACAAGCCAATGGCGGTACGCTATTTTTAGATGAAATTGGCGATATGCCATTAGATGTACAAACCCGATTATTAAGAGTACTTGCGGACGGGCAATTTTATCGAATTGGTGGTTATTCACCAATTAAAGTTGATGTGAGAATTATTGCTGCTACGCATCAAGACTTACAAGCTCGAGTTAGAGAAGGTAAATTCCGGGAAGATCTGTTTCATCGACTCAATGTAATTCGTATTTTATTGCCACCATTACGTGATCGCTCTCAAGATATTCCAAAACTTGCCGAGCATTTTTTGCATACCACCGCTCAAGAATTAGGGGTTGAAAGTAAAGTATTAAGTCCGCAGGCACTTGAAATTTTATGCCTGTTTAATTGGCCGGGTAATGTAAGACAGCTCGAAAACGTTTGCCGGTGGGTAACTGTTATGTCTTCAAGTAAAGAGATACTGGTTCAGGATTTACCTGCTGAATTGCTTCATCCATGCACAGCTAATATTAGCGAACCAAATGAAATATCGCCCCCTGTGATGTCGATATCTAATTCGAACTGGCAACATGAGTTAGAAAATTGGGCTAAACAAGCTTTAGTCGCAGGTAAAACAGGAATATTAACCGAAGCTGTTGCAGATGTTGAGCGTATTTTATTAAATTGCGCACTAAATTTTACCCGAGGTCATAAACAAGATGCTGCTAATTTATTAGGTTGGGGGCGCAATACTTTAACCCGAAAATTAAAAGAGTTATCCAATGAAAATGATCGTGGTGCACACTGA
- a CDS encoding siderophore ABC transporter substrate-binding protein — MYSFIKVKITVLFAVLLLVVGCDNNKNNQKTDYSNIDVWKDALIIKHAQGETSFEYAPKKVAVFNIATLDIIDALNIPVTAVPQSDVHLPDFLSKYSDKSYTNIGTLFEPNYEVLSSINPDLIIAGGRATDAYPKLEKLAKTISLDIDSNNFLASLTERTRQLGWIFEKEKEASKLIEDFNQKIEQLKPKTSTAGSALMIMVNGGKMSAYGPKSRFGFVFDVLGFKPAAVFQEAGRHGNSITSEFVLSVDPQWIFVIDRDSAIGNKEALSAQQVLNNELIQKTAAWKDNHIVYLDSTSMYIAGGIQTYSRLMDQIEEALQKTSTNN, encoded by the coding sequence ATGTATTCATTTATCAAAGTTAAAATTACAGTGCTGTTTGCTGTATTGCTGTTAGTTGTCGGGTGCGATAATAATAAGAATAACCAAAAAACAGATTATTCCAATATCGATGTTTGGAAAGATGCTCTGATAATTAAACACGCTCAAGGCGAAACATCGTTTGAGTATGCTCCCAAAAAAGTAGCTGTTTTTAACATTGCAACGCTTGATATTATTGATGCATTAAATATTCCAGTCACAGCTGTGCCACAATCAGATGTCCATTTACCTGATTTCTTATCTAAATATAGTGATAAGTCCTATACTAACATTGGGACTTTGTTTGAGCCAAATTACGAAGTACTTAGCTCTATCAATCCTGACTTAATTATAGCAGGTGGACGAGCAACTGATGCCTATCCAAAATTGGAAAAATTAGCAAAAACAATCTCCTTAGATATCGATTCCAATAATTTCTTAGCGAGTTTAACTGAGCGAACTCGTCAATTAGGTTGGATTTTTGAAAAAGAGAAAGAAGCATCTAAATTGATTGAAGACTTTAATCAAAAAATAGAACAACTAAAACCAAAAACAAGTACAGCCGGTTCGGCGTTAATGATTATGGTTAATGGTGGCAAAATGTCAGCTTATGGTCCAAAATCTCGTTTTGGCTTTGTGTTTGATGTTTTAGGTTTCAAGCCGGCAGCTGTTTTCCAAGAAGCAGGCCGTCATGGTAATTCGATCACCAGTGAATTTGTTTTGAGTGTTGACCCGCAGTGGATATTTGTTATAGACCGTGATAGTGCCATTGGTAATAAAGAAGCGTTATCCGCACAACAAGTTTTAAATAATGAATTGATCCAAAAAACTGCCGCATGGAAAGATAATCATATTGTTTATCTGGATTCAACATCAATGTATATTGCTGGTGGTATTCAAACTTATAGTCGATTGATGGATCAAATAGAAGAAGCGTTACAAAAAACATCAACGAATAATTAA
- a CDS encoding ABC transporter permease: protein MKSFYFMTAIVFLMVMVVVSLFIGAGNVTLSELWTDSNMREIFFVSRLPRTLALLLAGSAMSVAGLIMQLLTQNRFVEPSLVGTTQAASLGLLVMMVFAPAASVMIKMVVASLFALFGTLIFMYISRKIMYKSALMVPLIGIMLGAVISAITTFFAMYFDLLQSLAGWESGDFSGILQGRYELLWLVGGLTLLACWNADQFTVVGLGRDFSVNVGLNYRRVMLIGLIVIALIGGIVVVVVGVLPFLGLIVPNIVSLLMGDNVRKTIPWICLLGSGLVLICDIIGRVIRYPFEIPVSVILGVIGAVIFLVLLSQKRHVR, encoded by the coding sequence ATTAAATCGTTTTATTTTATGACAGCCATTGTCTTTTTAATGGTAATGGTTGTCGTAAGTCTGTTTATTGGTGCAGGGAATGTCACATTATCAGAACTCTGGACTGACAGTAACATGCGAGAAATCTTCTTTGTTAGCCGACTCCCTCGAACACTAGCATTATTATTAGCAGGTAGTGCTATGAGTGTGGCTGGCTTGATTATGCAGTTGCTCACTCAAAATCGATTTGTTGAACCCTCCCTTGTAGGCACGACGCAAGCAGCAAGTTTAGGACTGCTGGTAATGATGGTCTTTGCGCCTGCTGCTAGCGTCATGATCAAAATGGTTGTTGCAAGCCTATTTGCTTTATTCGGTACGCTGATTTTTATGTATATTTCCCGGAAAATTATGTATAAATCTGCACTTATGGTACCACTTATTGGCATTATGCTTGGGGCTGTGATTAGCGCAATTACCACTTTCTTCGCAATGTATTTTGATTTATTGCAGTCTCTTGCTGGGTGGGAATCGGGTGATTTTTCCGGAATTTTACAAGGACGATATGAACTCTTATGGTTAGTTGGGGGACTAACGTTGCTAGCTTGTTGGAATGCCGATCAGTTCACGGTGGTCGGTTTAGGGCGTGATTTTTCGGTTAATGTTGGTCTCAATTATCGCCGAGTGATGTTAATTGGCCTTATTGTTATCGCACTTATCGGGGGAATTGTTGTCGTTGTTGTTGGCGTATTGCCATTTTTAGGATTGATTGTCCCCAATATTGTAAGCTTATTAATGGGGGACAATGTCCGTAAAACGATTCCATGGATTTGTCTTTTGGGCAGTGGATTAGTGTTAATATGTGACATTATTGGGCGTGTTATCCGATATCCATTCGAAATTCCTGTGAGTGTTATCCTTGGTGTTATAGGTGCAGTTATCTTTTTAGTTTTATTGAGTCAAAAACGTCATGTCCGTTAA
- a CDS encoding iron chelate uptake ABC transporter family permease subunit, translating into MSVNLNRQFSSAKRVIILLVLALVCITCFMTINLKGNINYILMHRTWIVLTMILVAFSASTSTLLFQTLTNNRILTPSIMGFESLFVLIQTIIIFFIDIQGIPFIGVIGKFIFESLFLIFFSLFLYQGLLTKLKQNLHLVLLIGIVLGTLFRSFSNLLQRLMTPTEFAVLQSRIFATFTRAEPVLILFSLAIVTIIGLVLWQMRYRFDVLALGRDNAISLGLDYHKNVSIILLLVSILVAISTALVGPFTFLGLLIANLAYSVSGSSQHRYLLPTAFLLGIIFLVGGQMFLERVLNMVGALSIVIEFIGGTLFIFLLLKKVPK; encoded by the coding sequence ATGTCCGTTAATCTAAATCGTCAGTTTTCCAGCGCAAAACGGGTGATAATACTGTTAGTTCTCGCTCTTGTTTGCATTACTTGCTTTATGACCATTAATTTGAAAGGAAACATCAACTATATTCTCATGCATCGAACATGGATTGTGTTAACCATGATTTTAGTTGCGTTTTCAGCGTCAACCTCAACGCTACTATTCCAAACCCTAACCAATAATCGAATATTAACGCCATCGATAATGGGGTTTGAATCATTGTTTGTTTTAATTCAAACTATAATCATATTTTTTATTGATATTCAAGGCATCCCTTTTATTGGCGTAATAGGAAAATTTATATTTGAATCTTTATTCTTGATATTCTTTTCACTCTTTTTATATCAAGGCTTATTAACTAAACTTAAGCAAAATCTTCATTTGGTGCTATTAATTGGTATTGTTCTAGGCACACTATTTCGTAGTTTTTCCAATTTATTACAGCGATTAATGACACCGACAGAATTTGCTGTATTGCAAAGCCGCATTTTTGCGACCTTTACTCGAGCGGAACCAGTGTTAATTCTATTTTCGCTAGCTATTGTAACCATAATTGGGCTGGTTTTGTGGCAAATGCGCTATCGATTTGATGTGTTAGCATTAGGGCGTGATAATGCCATTAGTTTAGGCCTCGATTATCATAAAAATGTCTCGATAATCTTATTACTTGTATCAATCTTAGTTGCAATCTCTACTGCGCTGGTTGGACCATTTACTTTTTTAGGTCTGCTGATTGCAAATTTAGCCTATAGCGTAAGTGGATCTAGCCAACATCGTTACTTACTACCAACAGCCTTTTTATTAGGCATTATTTTTCTTGTAGGAGGACAAATGTTTTTAGAGCGAGTGCTAAATATGGTCGGTGCGCTATCGATTGTTATTGAGTTTATTGGAGGCACTTTATTTATCTTCTTATTATTGAAAAAGGTGCCAAAGTGA
- a CDS encoding ABC transporter ATP-binding protein translates to MIEINNISKNYQSISVLKNVNATITQGGITTIIGPNGAGKSTLLSIISRLLLADEGEVKIQNMNVVDTPSDKLATYLSVLRQENRFTSRLTVFDLVGFGRYPYSKGRLNANDYEHIHRALEFLNLTEYKDRFLDELSGGQRQRAYVAMVLCQDTEYVLLDEPLNNLDMKHAVSMMKQLRRAADELGKTIVIVIHDINFASVYSDYILAMKEGKLIYQGEPKQIMDAAILEEIFDTPVKIENVHDQNIAIYY, encoded by the coding sequence GTGATTGAAATTAACAATATCAGTAAAAATTACCAATCAATTTCAGTATTAAAAAATGTCAATGCCACTATAACCCAAGGCGGCATTACGACAATCATTGGCCCCAATGGTGCAGGCAAATCGACGTTACTTTCAATAATAAGTCGTCTGCTATTGGCTGACGAAGGCGAAGTAAAAATCCAAAATATGAATGTGGTTGATACACCTAGTGATAAACTTGCCACTTACTTATCTGTATTAAGACAAGAAAATCGTTTTACCAGTCGGCTGACCGTCTTTGACCTTGTCGGTTTTGGCCGTTATCCCTATTCTAAAGGGCGCTTAAATGCTAATGACTATGAGCATATTCATCGTGCTCTCGAGTTTTTAAATCTGACTGAATATAAAGATCGTTTTTTAGATGAACTCTCCGGCGGACAACGACAACGTGCTTATGTTGCCATGGTGCTTTGTCAGGATACGGAGTATGTTTTGCTTGATGAACCGCTAAACAATCTTGATATGAAACACGCAGTTTCGATGATGAAACAGTTACGGCGAGCGGCTGATGAGCTGGGTAAAACCATTGTGATTGTTATTCATGATATCAATTTTGCATCGGTTTATTCAGACTATATTTTAGCGATGAAAGAAGGCAAATTGATTTATCAAGGCGAGCCAAAACAGATTATGGATGCGGCGATATTAGAAGAGATCTTTGATACTCCCGTTAAAATTGAAAATGTGCATGATCAAAATATTGCTATCTATTATTAG
- the cra gene encoding catabolite repressor/activator, translated as MKLEQIALLAGVSRTTASYVINGKAKKYRVSDKTIEKVMAVVKEHNYQPNAVAAGLRAGKTRTIGIIIPDLENNSYTRIANYLEQLVRKEGYQLLLSCSEDNPEIEKECVKHLRQRRVDALVISSAFVSDDDYTFYDDWQNDEMPLFALDRTLSADHFRNIVGADKEDSKMLAQTFNQFVKGNIVYIGASPNLSVSQLRMAGFKDITQDHCNRVDFLCVNNYSRHDAALTFSRWLETNKIPDGIFSTSFSLLQGAIDAILKKLGHLPENLTIATFGDNELLDFLPCKVIALSQDHKAVSKVTIELLLNSLQKKQYQPGTTVIPRRLIYRGSFSRDGSFKN; from the coding sequence ATGAAATTAGAACAAATTGCTTTGTTAGCAGGTGTATCAAGAACAACTGCCAGCTATGTAATTAATGGAAAAGCAAAGAAGTATCGGGTGAGTGATAAAACCATTGAAAAAGTTATGGCGGTTGTAAAAGAGCATAACTATCAACCTAATGCGGTAGCGGCAGGATTAAGAGCAGGTAAAACACGCACAATTGGTATCATTATTCCCGATTTAGAAAATAATAGTTATACCCGAATAGCAAATTATCTAGAGCAACTTGTTCGAAAAGAGGGTTATCAGCTACTGCTTTCATGTTCGGAAGATAATCCTGAAATTGAAAAAGAGTGTGTTAAACACCTTAGACAACGCCGTGTTGATGCCTTAGTCATCTCATCTGCTTTCGTGTCTGATGATGATTATACTTTTTATGATGACTGGCAAAATGATGAAATGCCATTATTTGCGCTCGATAGAACATTATCGGCAGACCACTTTAGAAACATTGTTGGGGCTGATAAAGAAGATTCAAAGATGTTAGCGCAAACATTTAATCAATTTGTGAAGGGTAATATTGTTTATATTGGCGCATCACCAAATTTATCTGTAAGCCAGCTTCGTATGGCAGGTTTTAAAGATATTACGCAAGACCACTGTAATAGGGTTGATTTTTTATGCGTAAATAATTATAGTCGGCACGACGCAGCGCTAACATTTAGTCGCTGGCTGGAAACAAATAAGATACCAGATGGTATTTTTTCAACCTCTTTTTCATTACTGCAAGGCGCAATTGATGCGATATTGAAAAAGTTAGGTCATCTACCAGAAAATTTAACTATTGCGACATTTGGCGATAATGAATTACTGGATTTTTTACCTTGTAAAGTGATAGCGCTTTCTCAAGATCATAAAGCAGTATCCAAAGTAACTATTGAGTTATTATTAAATAGTTTACAGAAAAAACAGTACCAACCGGGCACTACTGTTATACCAAGGCGGTTAATCTATCGTGGTAGCTTTAGTCGGGATGGTAGCTTTAAGAATTAA